A stretch of DNA from Planococcus antarcticus DSM 14505:
CGATATGGAAAACGGACAAGGCTTACTGGCAATTCTTCTGCCGGACTCCCGTGTCGGAAAAGAAGGCGTCCTGTTCCTTAATGGCTACTTGACGGTCGTTGGGGAATTCGCTCCATTCTTTGAGCAGCTGAAAACACAAATCGCTGCTGAAAATGCTTCACAGGATGAAAGTTATCTGCGCGATAATTACTTAGCAGTTGTTGAACAAATCGTCAAGTATTCAACTAGCAGCGTAGAAGAAAGCATCAAGCTTTCTCCAGAACACGATTCGGTTATGACAGAACTTGACAAGCATATCGAGCAGGCAGATTTTGATGAAGAGACAATCAACAATATCACCAGCATCTTAAACAGCTATCTTGTCAGCCAGCAGCCAACTGTCCAAAAACCGGAAGCTCTTGTAGCCGGATACTGGAGATTCTTGCAGGATCACGAACTAATCAAAGGTCCGATGCTGTCTGCAAAAGACTTAAGTGAAAAATTCGCCGTGTCTTCAAGTACGATTTTGAAGCGTTCAAAAGAATTTGGCACTTATTTCGAAGAATTACTGGCAAAAAAATAAGTTTTAGTCATCCGGGAGGATATTTTCATCCTACCCAGCATTGAAACAGAAAAAAGGAGTAGCCGCGGCTACTCCTTTTTTTCGTCGTCTTTTTTGCGAAAAGTAATGAGGATATACAGCAGAATTCCTGAAACCAACAACAATAAATACAGACGAATAAAGTAAATCTGAAGCCACCAAACATCGGTCAAACTGAAAATGAAGTTGATGAAAGTCACAATAGACAGCAAGATTCCTACAACAAAAATCAGTAATCCGGCATAACGGATCAGTTTCAGGAAAGATTCCATTCTAATCGCTCCCCGCTCAAAGATAAAGTAATAGTACTATTCCCTTTTTGAAAAAACAACAATCTTTTCCACTGTTTTTCCGCTTGATTTTTGTTTGTTGATAACTCTAGCGGGAATCATAGAGAACAACAGGGAAATACTATATAAGTTGAACTAGTGAATATTCATAATCGATATGCCGCAAAACAGCTCCGCTTGCCGCGGGCGAGCGCCATACTCAAAGCAACCGAAGCCATTTTTAATAGGATACTTCTTTCGTTCAACTTGTATAGATTGTTAATCACAATTCTCCAATTCCTTCCCTTTATACACAGTAAAATGCTATTTTTGTGTGCTATGTGGATAAGGTGTTTGAATTTTGTTGATATTCCTGTATAAAAAACTTATCAACATGTGGATAAATTCATAAAAATACAACAAAAGGAGGCATACCATGTTTGAAATTACGCTCGACAGTTTTATTCGGATTGTGACAGTTGGCTTTCTGGCCTATGTGGGCTTAATTGTTTTTTTACGCATTTCAGGAAAACGCACGTTAACCAAACTGAACGCTTTTGACTTAGTCGTAACCGTAGCTTTAGGTTCAACATTGGCGACTATTTTATTGAACAACAGCATTAGCCTGCTCGAAGGAATGACTGCGTTTGCCTTATTAATATTTTTGCAGTATGTATTCACCCTGCTGTCTGTCCATTCCAGTTGGTTTAACAACATTATCAAGTCGGAACCCCGCCTGCTGTTTCTGGACGGACAATTTTTGAGAAGCGCCATGAAAAAGGAACGCATCAAAGAAATTGAAATTCTACAGGCGATCCGTAACAGCGGTTTCGGCTCTACTGAGAAAGTGAAAGCCGTTGTATTAGAGACGGATGGTAGCCTTTCTGTCATAAGCAGCGAAACAGGCAACTCTTTAGAGAACGTGAAGTCAAACCTTGACTCACCCAGTTAATAATTGCCGTTTCAAAAGGTGCGTGGATTTTATTCCACGCACCTTTCGCTATCACCTTGGTGTTTTCACTCTCATTTTTCGGTGTTCACGTCTGGCAGGAGCCGTCTCAAAAAATCGCTTTTCACCTTCCGATTCCGGCAGAACAGGAGGCACAGGAGTCGGCTTTCCATCGTCTCCCATTGCAACCATCGTCAAGAACGATTCCGTCGTCAGCTTTTCTTCACCTGTTTGAAGGTTTTTCGATTTTACTCGAACATAGACTTCCATGGAAGTCCGTCCGGTTGACGTGACATTCGCTTCAAGCTCCAGGACATCCCCGACACGCGCAGAAGACAGAAAATCCACTGAGTCGATCGATGCCGTCACCACAACTTGGCGGCGCGCATGCTTCATGGCCGTGATTCCGGCAATTTCATCGATATAAGCCAATACCTTGCCTCCGAAAATGGAATTCATATGATTGGTGTCTGGTGGGAGCACCAATTTTGTTTGTATTGTCCTCGATTCTTTCATTGGTCTTGCGTCCATTGCCATCATTCCTTTCTCTATTGCCATGCCAGAAGGGATTTCCCATAACAGCAGGCTTTCCTTTATAATATAATGAAATTGGAGGGATTACTTTATGTCAGAGTTATTGAATATTTTAAACACACCTGAATTCCAATCAAAAGCGACAATAAAGCGTCAGCTTCGGCAGCTTGGCATTGTTGCCGGAGACGCATTAATGGTCCACTCTTCCCTAAAGTCCATGGGATGGATCGCTGGAGGCGCTCAAGCAGTGGTAGAAGCTTTGATAGAAACCCTTACTGAAAGAGGCACCTTAATTATGCCC
This window harbors:
- a CDS encoding SEC-C domain-containing protein; the encoded protein is MVGRNEPCPCGSGKKYKKCHGKQQTVSINDLVNEELFKVRQQFFSENPNQEQLADFRELQQAWQPRLMQSMAENDAQAFVIENFLFMKKPELWEDFLAKQIELSQRPSTKEVLGNWKNVKVFLGQYIEGNTETAQFTDIFTGETLQIADQPPTDMENGQGLLAILLPDSRVGKEGVLFLNGYLTVVGEFAPFFEQLKTQIAAENASQDESYLRDNYLAVVEQIVKYSTSSVEESIKLSPEHDSVMTELDKHIEQADFDEETINNITSILNSYLVSQQPTVQKPEALVAGYWRFLQDHELIKGPMLSAKDLSEKFAVSSSTILKRSKEFGTYFEELLAKK
- a CDS encoding acyl-CoA thioesterase yields the protein MDARPMKESRTIQTKLVLPPDTNHMNSIFGGKVLAYIDEIAGITAMKHARRQVVVTASIDSVDFLSSARVGDVLELEANVTSTGRTSMEVYVRVKSKNLQTGEEKLTTESFLTMVAMGDDGKPTPVPPVLPESEGEKRFFETAPARREHRKMRVKTPR
- a CDS encoding DUF421 domain-containing protein, translated to MFEITLDSFIRIVTVGFLAYVGLIVFLRISGKRTLTKLNAFDLVVTVALGSTLATILLNNSISLLEGMTAFALLIFLQYVFTLLSVHSSWFNNIIKSEPRLLFLDGQFLRSAMKKERIKEIEILQAIRNSGFGSTEKVKAVVLETDGSLSVISSETGNSLENVKSNLDSPS